A stretch of the Conexivisphaerales archaeon genome encodes the following:
- a CDS encoding carboxypeptidase M32, whose amino-acid sequence MKARKEIQQLVERYRTVWALNHASQVMRWDLETYMPPEGTAARGASLSEVSLLMQRFTLELAPDVEKAERMKELTDHERGFLRLLRRRIDYYTKVPPELVSKIQKATTEARVVWREARAKSDFALFKPHLERLLELKKEEGEKLAEGEDPYDALLDQSEEGLSSSIMDSIFSKLIPSLKQLLSKVTSASYFPSRHELEEVKYDVSAMAQLNSDLLSLLQMPSSRFRMDISTHPFTINFDVNDVRITTRYEGKDFKSSMYSTIHESGHAIYELQVSSELAFTPLARGASSGFHESQSRFWENVVGRSREFVKLVEPYVKKHLSFTSKYDKESLFKYFNTVKPSKIRVDADELTYNFHIALRYNVEKKLFKGEASVSDVPELWNDTLQEYLGIKPRNDAEGCLQDIHWSHGGFASFPNYTVGNVIAGMCYQRMKKEIDLKKQVEDGNINEIKEWLRKNIHQHGSTYSPKELQQKVFGKQYDAEPLLEYLREKFIT is encoded by the coding sequence ATGAAGGCAAGAAAGGAGATTCAGCAGCTTGTTGAGAGGTACAGAACTGTGTGGGCACTCAACCATGCATCACAAGTAATGAGATGGGACTTAGAAACATACATGCCTCCAGAAGGGACTGCGGCTAGGGGTGCATCACTATCAGAAGTCTCTCTTCTAATGCAGAGATTTACGCTTGAGCTTGCTCCGGATGTCGAGAAGGCTGAAAGGATGAAGGAACTTACTGACCATGAAAGAGGGTTCCTCAGGCTTCTCAGAAGGAGAATAGACTACTATACCAAAGTTCCGCCGGAGCTTGTCTCAAAGATTCAGAAGGCAACCACAGAAGCAAGGGTTGTCTGGAGAGAAGCCAGAGCAAAATCAGACTTCGCTCTGTTCAAGCCTCACCTCGAAAGGCTACTCGAGCTGAAGAAGGAAGAAGGCGAAAAACTTGCTGAGGGCGAGGATCCATATGATGCATTGTTGGACCAGTCAGAAGAAGGGCTGAGCAGCAGCATAATGGACAGCATCTTTTCAAAGCTTATACCATCCCTGAAGCAACTTCTTTCAAAAGTTACCTCAGCATCTTATTTCCCAAGCAGACACGAACTTGAGGAGGTAAAGTACGATGTTTCAGCGATGGCCCAACTCAACTCAGACCTGCTATCCTTACTTCAGATGCCCAGCAGCAGGTTCAGGATGGATATATCGACCCACCCGTTTACGATAAACTTCGATGTGAACGATGTGAGGATAACAACAAGGTATGAAGGGAAGGACTTCAAATCAAGCATGTACTCAACCATTCATGAATCGGGCCATGCAATATACGAGCTGCAGGTTTCAAGTGAGCTAGCATTCACTCCTCTGGCGAGGGGCGCTTCATCCGGCTTCCACGAATCACAGTCTCGATTCTGGGAGAATGTGGTAGGGAGAAGCAGGGAATTTGTGAAGTTAGTCGAGCCTTACGTGAAGAAGCATCTCTCCTTCACATCTAAGTATGATAAAGAGTCCCTCTTCAAGTACTTCAACACAGTCAAGCCTAGCAAGATTAGAGTTGACGCTGACGAGTTGACTTATAACTTCCATATTGCTTTAAGATATAATGTAGAGAAGAAACTGTTCAAAGGCGAGGCATCGGTATCTGATGTACCTGAGCTGTGGAACGATACCCTGCAGGAATACCTAGGAATAAAGCCAAGGAACGATGCAGAGGGCTGCCTGCAGGATATACACTGGAGCCACGGAGGCTTCGCTTCATTCCCGAACTACACTGTGGGCAACGTAATAGCTGGGATGTGCTACCAGCGCATGAAGAAGGAGATAGACCTGAAGAAGCAGGTTGAAGACGGCAATATCAATGAGATAAAAGAATGGTTAAGGAAGAACATACATCAGCATGGTTCAACATATTCGCCCAAGGAGCTTCAGCAGAAGGTCTTCGGCAAGCAGTATGACGCAGAGCCGCTTCTTGAATACTTGAGAGAGAAATTTATCACTTAA
- a CDS encoding SPFH domain-containing protein: MVFGKKQSSPGVPSSGGSVVGATTIEWDPQFKQGNVMWKVPRLIRFGDNIVVREDEIAVFYRDGKVLTYFDQPNRYALTDFNAPIVGGLLKFFTGVQQQAEVYYLQKRFLDGKFGSTQPYQFVDPVFGIVNLRVFGEYRYRVSQPENFINQFVGTFAAETAADVEARLKEQMVILVYNALGKMKSQGLKVTDLAANLTNIEQLVLATSPDHFGQYGVEINKVSGLTISLPDEVQKAIDTRSEMSVLGVNYLQYQAGQAMVDAAKNPSGGAGAAAGVGVGLGAGVGLGYAVGGQFAQGFAQPPMKACPSCGAMIPANSAFCPSCGANLSTAKQQASVVCPKCGTAVQAGTKFCPNCGTQLSQEKKCPNCGESVSPTAKFCPNCGKALTQ; the protein is encoded by the coding sequence ATGGTGTTTGGAAAGAAACAGTCCTCGCCTGGAGTCCCGAGCTCAGGAGGAAGCGTGGTAGGAGCTACCACTATTGAGTGGGACCCTCAATTCAAACAGGGGAATGTGATGTGGAAGGTGCCAAGGCTGATAAGGTTCGGAGATAACATAGTAGTCAGGGAGGATGAAATAGCAGTCTTCTACAGGGATGGGAAAGTGCTTACATATTTTGACCAGCCGAACAGGTATGCCCTTACAGACTTCAATGCACCGATAGTAGGGGGTCTGCTAAAATTCTTCACAGGAGTCCAGCAGCAGGCAGAGGTATACTATCTGCAGAAGAGGTTTCTCGACGGCAAGTTCGGAAGTACACAGCCTTACCAGTTCGTTGACCCTGTATTTGGAATCGTAAATCTGAGGGTGTTTGGAGAATACAGGTACAGGGTATCTCAGCCCGAGAACTTCATCAATCAATTCGTAGGTACCTTTGCTGCTGAAACCGCAGCAGACGTCGAAGCAAGGCTGAAGGAGCAGATGGTCATACTTGTCTACAATGCTCTTGGCAAGATGAAGAGCCAGGGCCTGAAGGTAACTGACCTGGCAGCAAACCTTACCAATATAGAGCAGCTTGTACTTGCCACTTCTCCAGACCACTTCGGTCAGTATGGGGTTGAGATAAACAAGGTTTCAGGCCTGACTATAAGCCTGCCTGATGAGGTTCAGAAGGCGATAGACACAAGGTCTGAGATGTCTGTGCTCGGAGTCAATTACCTGCAGTATCAGGCAGGACAGGCGATGGTGGATGCAGCTAAGAACCCATCTGGAGGTGCTGGAGCAGCAGCTGGAGTTGGAGTTGGACTTGGAGCTGGAGTTGGATTGGGCTATGCAGTTGGAGGACAGTTTGCTCAGGGCTTCGCACAGCCTCCGATGAAGGCATGCCCGAGCTGTGGAGCGATGATACCTGCAAATTCAGCTTTTTGCCCAAGCTGTGGAGCTAATCTGAGCACTGCAAAACAGCAGGCTTCTGTAGTCTGTCCAAAATGTGGTACAGCTGTTCAGGCTGGTACAAAGTTCTGCCCCAACTGTGGAACACAGCTGAGTCAGGAGAAGAAGTGCCCCAACTGCGGAGAAAGTGTAAGCCCCACAGCGAAGTTCTGTCCCAACTGCGGAAAGGCGCTTACTCAGTAG
- a CDS encoding zinc ribbon domain-containing protein, with product MFCLKCGTQLPDDAVFCYKCGSKVAIQPDSAQQSKSAVAEAGAEAKSDDILAPSGVTSLKCPSCGAPIAPKFGEMVITCEYCGSSISLGSAGWKSIQKHTMLPIKFADKDSILAKVHDMMDRGLLHRHLQESSVLEEATLSIVPYWIIPVSARTSIVAADVAAEAGTIATTAALMGVLGGFGGGRRGYGFGGGLLEGAVIGSVVGGGGGGMRKAMQMNANYNYPVVALKALTEYQPKDYQFNLDERVLFDMSKVPKGIKVLNGDIGEDAAKYQAKTLVDQLQSQKAHEKYHMIQQLQTEIDVADGELLHAPIWFVRYDHKGNKISLVVDANSGQAINSIGL from the coding sequence ATGTTCTGCCTGAAGTGCGGCACCCAGCTTCCAGACGATGCGGTCTTCTGCTACAAATGCGGTTCAAAGGTAGCGATACAGCCTGATTCTGCACAGCAGAGCAAATCAGCAGTGGCAGAGGCAGGGGCAGAGGCAAAGAGTGATGATATACTAGCCCCTTCAGGTGTAACTTCGCTCAAGTGCCCAAGCTGCGGTGCACCAATAGCTCCCAAATTTGGAGAGATGGTTATTACATGTGAATACTGCGGAAGCAGCATTTCTTTGGGTTCGGCTGGATGGAAGAGCATACAGAAGCATACCATGCTCCCTATCAAATTCGCTGATAAGGATTCTATACTGGCAAAGGTGCATGACATGATGGACAGAGGGCTATTGCACAGGCATCTGCAGGAGAGCTCAGTCCTTGAAGAGGCAACGCTGAGCATAGTGCCTTACTGGATAATACCAGTATCAGCAAGGACGTCTATAGTTGCAGCGGATGTAGCAGCGGAGGCTGGTACAATAGCCACGACAGCTGCACTGATGGGAGTGCTCGGAGGGTTTGGCGGAGGGAGAAGGGGTTATGGCTTTGGGGGAGGATTGCTTGAGGGCGCTGTGATAGGCTCTGTTGTGGGAGGAGGCGGAGGAGGAATGAGAAAGGCGATGCAGATGAACGCGAACTACAATTACCCAGTAGTTGCACTTAAGGCTCTCACAGAATATCAGCCTAAAGACTACCAGTTCAACTTGGATGAAAGAGTGCTTTTTGACATGTCAAAGGTTCCAAAGGGGATAAAGGTCCTGAACGGAGATATTGGCGAGGATGCTGCAAAATATCAGGCAAAGACACTGGTTGACCAGCTTCAGAGCCAGAAGGCTCATGAGAAGTATCATATGATACAGCAGCTTCAGACAGAGATAGATGTGGCTGATGGTGAACTTTTACATGCACCTATATGGTTTGTGAGGTATGACCACAAGGGAAACAAGATCAGCCTGGTGGTAGATGCTAACTCAGGACAAGCGATAAACAGCATAGGACTGTAG
- a CDS encoding tryptophan--tRNA ligase, with translation MSQHDKSFEVTPWQVSGQVDYDKLIKQFGTQHLTQELRERLLKDAGERNYIVERGIYYSHRDLDILLDEYEKGERFFLYTGRGPSGPMHIGHIVQFYFTSWLQKRFNANVYIQVTDDERFLQEKGLSLEDTARFSYENILDIIAAGFDPDKTFIFQNTEFMGRMYRLTLKIAQKVNFSVVRAVFGFTSETNIGFVFYPAVQIAPSLFERRRCLIPSAIDQDPFWRIQRDIAESLGYKKTSAIHSKFLPSLTGPAGKMSASMPETAIYLSDDEKKVRDKIWKNAFSGGRTSIEEHRRFGGNPDVDVSYQWLYMFFEPDDKRIRQIREEYISGKMLSGELKQILIEKVNSFLDQHRKRREKAKDEIELYKRNGKLASKMWEADL, from the coding sequence TTGTCTCAACATGATAAAAGCTTTGAAGTGACACCCTGGCAGGTCAGTGGCCAGGTAGATTATGATAAGCTGATCAAGCAGTTTGGCACTCAGCACCTTACCCAGGAGCTGAGAGAGAGGCTTCTGAAAGATGCAGGAGAAAGAAATTACATAGTTGAGAGAGGCATATACTACTCACACAGGGACCTTGACATCCTGCTTGATGAATATGAGAAAGGAGAACGTTTCTTCCTCTACACTGGCAGGGGCCCCTCTGGTCCAATGCATATAGGCCATATAGTGCAATTCTACTTCACCAGCTGGCTGCAAAAAAGATTCAATGCTAATGTCTACATTCAGGTGACTGATGATGAGAGGTTTCTGCAGGAGAAAGGTCTATCTCTTGAAGATACTGCGAGATTCTCATACGAAAACATTCTTGATATAATAGCTGCAGGCTTCGACCCTGATAAAACCTTCATCTTTCAGAACACAGAGTTCATGGGCAGAATGTACAGGCTAACCCTTAAGATAGCTCAGAAGGTGAACTTCTCGGTTGTAAGGGCAGTATTCGGTTTTACGAGCGAAACAAACATCGGCTTTGTGTTCTATCCTGCTGTGCAGATAGCGCCAAGCCTTTTCGAAAGGAGAAGATGCTTAATCCCAAGTGCAATAGACCAAGACCCGTTCTGGAGAATACAGAGGGATATTGCAGAATCACTGGGCTACAAGAAGACTTCAGCAATACACAGCAAATTCTTACCAAGCCTTACTGGCCCGGCTGGTAAAATGAGCGCATCTATGCCTGAAACTGCAATCTATCTCAGCGATGACGAGAAGAAAGTCAGGGACAAGATATGGAAGAATGCCTTCAGCGGAGGCAGAACCAGCATCGAAGAGCACAGAAGATTCGGAGGAAACCCGGATGTAGATGTTTCCTATCAGTGGCTCTACATGTTCTTCGAGCCTGATGATAAGAGAATCAGACAGATAAGAGAAGAATACATATCAGGAAAGATGCTGAGCGGAGAGCTAAAGCAGATTCTAATCGAAAAGGTCAATTCATTCCTCGACCAGCACAGAAAGAGAAGAGAGAAAGCGAAGGATGAAATTGAACTTTACAAGAGAAATGGCAAGCTTGCTTCTAAAATGTGGGAAGCTGACCTCTAG
- a CDS encoding Xaa-Pro peptidase family protein: MASKSRFARIFERLDDGVDVIAIVNGMKVDTNFFYITGYTSGIFENSYCFLFRDGHVEVVTSPLEEQAARQKDYEVHIINSSDPDSLAKTTNEILNGIKKVGVNFRGITHKDYLVFANIIKQRTIVDASEALDIARRIKDSDELEAISKACSIISEVADRVPEMLKTGMTESDLRAEIEYETMKRGASPSFPSIVAFGENSAIPHYSPSNRKLKSGDTVLVDIGAKYKLYCSDITRTFFYKEASRQQKEMYEVVSNAQKRSIDAIKQGVKGKDVYEIALKTIDSTKFAGRFIHGLGHHLGIEVHDGFGRALSRNGEDALQKGMVLTVEPGVYLPGKGGVRIEDDVVVTEKGAKLLTTAGKELTIVK, from the coding sequence TTGGCATCGAAGAGCAGATTTGCCAGGATATTCGAGAGGCTAGATGATGGTGTTGATGTTATAGCAATAGTAAACGGGATGAAGGTAGATACAAATTTCTTCTACATTACAGGCTACACTTCAGGCATCTTCGAAAACAGCTACTGCTTCCTCTTCAGGGATGGCCATGTAGAGGTAGTTACATCTCCACTTGAAGAACAGGCAGCAAGACAGAAGGACTATGAAGTACATATAATCAATTCTTCTGACCCAGACAGCCTTGCAAAGACAACAAATGAGATTCTTAACGGAATAAAGAAGGTCGGTGTCAATTTCAGAGGTATTACCCACAAGGATTACCTCGTATTCGCAAATATAATCAAACAGAGAACCATAGTTGATGCCTCAGAGGCTCTGGATATAGCTAGAAGAATAAAGGATTCAGATGAGCTTGAAGCAATAAGCAAAGCATGCAGTATAATCTCAGAGGTGGCTGACAGGGTTCCTGAGATGTTAAAAACTGGGATGACAGAATCAGACCTGAGAGCCGAAATCGAATATGAGACGATGAAGAGGGGAGCATCACCTTCCTTCCCCAGCATAGTCGCCTTTGGCGAAAACTCGGCAATTCCTCATTATTCTCCCTCTAACAGGAAACTCAAGAGTGGAGATACAGTTTTAGTCGATATAGGTGCCAAGTATAAACTATACTGCTCTGACATAACGAGAACCTTCTTCTACAAAGAAGCCAGCAGACAGCAGAAGGAGATGTATGAAGTAGTCAGCAATGCACAGAAAAGGTCGATAGATGCAATAAAGCAGGGTGTCAAGGGAAAGGATGTATATGAGATTGCCTTGAAGACTATTGATTCAACCAAGTTTGCTGGCAGATTCATTCATGGGCTTGGCCATCATCTAGGGATAGAGGTGCACGATGGCTTCGGAAGAGCTCTCTCTAGAAACGGAGAAGATGCTCTTCAAAAAGGTATGGTTCTAACAGTTGAGCCTGGGGTCTACCTGCCTGGCAAAGGAGGGGTGAGGATTGAAGACGATGTTGTTGTTACTGAAAAAGGAGCAAAGCTTTTGACAACTGCTGGTAAGGAATTGACCATAGTCAAGTGA
- a CDS encoding archaellin/type IV pilin N-terminal domain-containing protein — translation MNTIIRTRRKAVSPVIATVILIAVAVALGIAVAFWASGLTSSFSKYEKLGVNTQYATSRGSGWTINLGGQNTGSSDASITQIQVNGVPLTGCTNNDFNFTAASTTNGHFNGLPISVPSGQTFSIAFNLGGSSTCTVASKTFASGQTIQVTIITAAGNNYPASIVLP, via the coding sequence ATGAATACAATCATAAGGACAAGAAGAAAAGCAGTCAGTCCTGTCATAGCTACAGTGATACTCATAGCAGTAGCAGTAGCTCTAGGCATAGCAGTAGCATTCTGGGCATCTGGACTAACTTCTTCATTCTCCAAGTACGAAAAGCTGGGAGTCAATACACAGTATGCGACAAGCAGAGGAAGCGGATGGACTATCAATCTCGGAGGCCAAAACACAGGAAGTTCCGACGCCAGTATAACGCAGATTCAAGTAAATGGCGTGCCGCTGACAGGATGTACTAATAATGACTTTAACTTTACTGCGGCCTCCACCACAAATGGACACTTTAACGGTCTGCCAATTTCTGTTCCTTCAGGCCAGACATTCAGCATAGCTTTCAACCTTGGTGGCAGTAGTACTTGTACAGTCGCGAGTAAGACCTTTGCTTCTGGACAAACAATCCAAGTCACTATTATAACCGCTGCAGGAAACAACTACCCTGCTTCAATAGTACTGCCTTAA
- a CDS encoding archaellin/type IV pilin N-terminal domain-containing protein: MTTYITRKRKAVSPVIATVILIAVAVALGIAVAFWASGLTSSFSKYEKLGVNTQYATIGPLTGSSCLHSASTCWTVNLGGQNTGSSDATITQIQVNGVPLTINATQVYWCNASGCTPTGATSSTLSVPSGASFTIKFELDNINLLPSKTFTSGQTIQVTIITAAGNNYPASIVLP; encoded by the coding sequence ATGACGACATACATAACAAGAAAAAGAAAGGCAGTATCACCAGTCATAGCAACGGTCATCCTCATTGCTGTGGCTGTGGCGCTCGGGATTGCAGTAGCGTTCTGGGCGTCAGGCCTCACATCCTCTTTCTCGAAGTATGAGAAACTTGGAGTCAATACGCAGTATGCGACAATAGGTCCACTTACTGGCAGCTCCTGTCTGCATTCCGCCTCAACCTGTTGGACCGTAAATCTAGGTGGGCAAAATACTGGCAGTTCAGATGCAACGATAACCCAGATACAGGTTAATGGTGTTCCACTCACTATAAATGCTACGCAGGTCTACTGGTGCAATGCATCGGGTTGTACACCGACAGGTGCAACTTCAAGTACTTTATCAGTACCTTCGGGAGCTTCGTTCACTATTAAATTTGAATTAGATAACATTAATCTTCTGCCGTCCAAGACCTTCACCTCAGGCCAGACTATTCAGGTTACCATAATTACCGCCGCTGGCAACAACTACCCCGCTTCTATAGTACTGCCTTAA
- a CDS encoding TetR/AcrR family transcriptional regulator, whose amino-acid sequence MTYDQQQLQDSRQKILEVATKMFAEKGYSNVSVRDICKAANVTPPMIYYYFRNKKGLFNAVTRHKITMKEFIERLRHATAKGDVAAKIRSFNQVYLASFPEDAFRVGFYIKEDASLDKESARKVAESFDEIMKILELVIQEGIEKGQFKRYDAKVSADMLLGLLNHVLFQKIHFERQFQLDRSVEQVTEFFLRAMR is encoded by the coding sequence TTGACCTACGACCAACAGCAACTTCAGGATAGCAGGCAAAAAATTCTCGAGGTTGCTACTAAGATGTTTGCAGAAAAAGGCTACTCAAACGTATCGGTTAGAGACATCTGCAAGGCTGCAAACGTAACCCCTCCAATGATCTATTACTACTTCAGGAACAAGAAAGGTCTGTTCAATGCAGTAACAAGACATAAGATAACAATGAAAGAGTTCATCGAAAGACTCAGACACGCAACTGCAAAAGGCGATGTGGCAGCTAAAATCAGGTCTTTTAATCAGGTCTATCTTGCTTCATTTCCTGAAGATGCATTCAGGGTAGGATTCTATATCAAGGAAGATGCTTCTCTGGATAAGGAAAGTGCAAGAAAGGTGGCCGAAAGCTTTGATGAGATAATGAAGATTCTAGAGCTTGTAATTCAAGAAGGTATTGAAAAGGGTCAGTTCAAAAGGTATGACGCTAAAGTTTCTGCTGATATGCTACTTGGTCTTTTGAACCATGTCCTCTTCCAGAAGATCCATTTTGAAAGACAATTCCAGCTTGATAGGTCGGTTGAACAGGTAACAGAGTTCTTCCTTAGAGCTATGAGATAA
- a CDS encoding deoxyhypusine synthase: protein MKDKSFYLKTPIQHIDIKKHDVVKLIDDFAHMAFQARNLNRACKIYEQMLKDRDCSIILTLAGSIFSAGLKDVVIDMIENNMVDAIVSTGALIVDQDFFEALGFKHYIGSPQVDDDELQRLHIDRIYDTFIDEDELRICDETVARIADSLTPRPYSSREFIIEMGKYLERNGSKSRSVILSAYKKGVPIFVPAFSDCSAGFGLIQHQSRKQEHVSIDSAKDFLELTRLKLMAKETGLVMIGGGVPKNFAQDVVVAADILTSNAKMHKYAIQLTVADERDGALSGSTLKEAHSWGKVDVGREQMVFGEATITFPLLAAYAYHSGAWKLREEKRYNEKLTATQKALVHD from the coding sequence ATGAAGGACAAATCCTTTTACCTCAAAACTCCAATTCAGCATATCGACATAAAGAAGCATGACGTTGTTAAGCTAATAGATGATTTTGCTCACATGGCCTTTCAAGCAAGAAATCTGAACAGAGCCTGCAAGATTTATGAACAGATGCTTAAGGATAGAGACTGTAGCATAATACTAACACTAGCAGGGTCGATCTTCAGCGCTGGGTTGAAAGATGTAGTAATCGATATGATTGAAAACAACATGGTCGATGCAATAGTCTCTACCGGCGCTCTTATAGTTGACCAGGATTTCTTTGAAGCTTTGGGCTTCAAGCATTACATCGGTTCGCCTCAGGTGGATGATGATGAGCTTCAAAGGTTGCATATTGACAGAATATATGATACCTTCATCGACGAAGATGAGCTGAGAATATGCGACGAAACAGTTGCCAGGATAGCTGATTCTCTAACTCCTAGGCCTTATTCTTCAAGAGAGTTCATAATTGAAATGGGTAAATATCTCGAAAGAAACGGTAGCAAATCAAGGTCAGTCATTCTATCAGCCTATAAGAAAGGAGTACCAATATTTGTCCCGGCGTTCTCAGATTGCAGCGCTGGTTTTGGCCTCATTCAACATCAAAGCAGAAAGCAAGAGCATGTTTCCATAGATTCTGCAAAAGACTTCCTAGAGCTTACAAGGCTGAAGCTCATGGCAAAGGAAACGGGCCTGGTAATGATTGGGGGAGGGGTGCCCAAGAACTTTGCGCAGGATGTTGTCGTTGCTGCCGATATACTTACTTCAAACGCGAAGATGCATAAATATGCTATTCAGCTGACAGTGGCTGATGAAAGGGATGGGGCTCTATCAGGTTCTACCCTAAAAGAAGCACACTCTTGGGGTAAGGTCGACGTCGGAAGGGAGCAGATGGTCTTTGGAGAAGCAACTATAACCTTTCCTCTCCTTGCAGCCTATGCATACCATTCTGGCGCGTGGAAGCTTAGGGAAGAAAAGAGGTACAACGAGAAGCTGACAGCTACCCAAAAAGCTCTTGTGCATGATTAG
- a CDS encoding adenylate/guanylate cyclase domain-containing protein, protein MENEERRLAAIMFTDMVGYTSIGQTNEALSITLLHRQRNILRPIISSHKGKEIKTIGDAFLVQFSSALDAVDCAYEIQMTLREANNSEPEEKRINLRIGLHVGDVIQLQGDIYGDAVNIASRIEPLADISGICLSKQVYEQVKNKVRFSFKSIGLKPLKNVKEQVELFKILMPWEEAKDLHSSIDPRRIAVLPLTNISPNQADAYFADGMTEELITTLSSISGLKVISRTSVLAYKNTSKKLSEIADELKVGTVLEGSVRKTANRIRITVQLIDAKSDEHIWAATYDRELTDIFEVQGSVAAEIAKVLEVRLTMEEKEATSKVKTANPYAYQSYLAGMQLVSSGRTESQIRKAIEHFKDSITYDPEFADAYAGLAGAYELLGHHSHIPWDEAYSLAKKIAEKALALDPNNSGAHSVLGILLFQHDFEFLEARKEYQNALRYNQSDSSPRIGYSKILALYHDLEGALEQLRIAEAHDPLNPGVLTWKGVILWIMGSKDTAMKTLDAAIQLDPSPLRSFFKLTFLLNDGRIDDTLAEISKMSSSIAKEPLLKLIWGYIQGKKGNREEAIKILEELKSLCERGFASEDHVADVYAGLGEIEESFEWWRKGVRKHSIDPLCMVYPTKLLFKENWDEDRWKRLRQEAGLE, encoded by the coding sequence TTGGAAAACGAAGAAAGAAGACTAGCCGCAATTATGTTCACAGATATGGTAGGCTACACATCAATAGGCCAGACAAACGAGGCACTCTCCATAACATTGCTCCATAGACAGAGAAACATTCTGAGACCCATCATATCTAGCCATAAGGGAAAGGAAATCAAAACCATAGGTGATGCATTTTTGGTTCAATTTTCAAGCGCGCTTGATGCGGTTGATTGTGCATATGAGATTCAGATGACACTCAGAGAAGCCAACAACTCCGAACCTGAAGAGAAGAGAATCAACCTGAGAATAGGCCTTCATGTCGGTGACGTAATACAATTGCAAGGTGACATCTACGGAGATGCTGTAAACATAGCATCCAGAATAGAGCCTCTAGCTGATATTAGTGGAATATGCCTGAGTAAGCAGGTTTACGAGCAGGTCAAAAACAAGGTTCGATTCAGTTTTAAATCCATAGGTCTTAAACCACTCAAGAACGTTAAAGAGCAAGTAGAGTTGTTCAAGATACTGATGCCTTGGGAAGAGGCTAAGGATTTACATTCTTCGATTGACCCTAGGAGAATAGCTGTATTGCCTTTAACAAACATCAGCCCTAACCAGGCAGACGCTTATTTCGCAGATGGCATGACAGAAGAGCTGATAACAACCCTGTCATCAATTTCTGGCTTAAAGGTCATTTCAAGAACGTCGGTACTGGCATATAAGAATACTTCAAAGAAGCTAAGTGAAATTGCAGACGAGCTTAAGGTTGGAACAGTTCTGGAAGGTAGCGTCAGGAAGACAGCAAACAGAATCAGAATCACAGTGCAACTGATCGATGCCAAGTCAGACGAGCATATATGGGCAGCTACCTACGACAGAGAGCTGACCGATATCTTTGAAGTTCAAGGGTCTGTTGCAGCTGAAATAGCAAAGGTTCTTGAGGTCAGATTAACCATGGAAGAGAAAGAAGCAACATCAAAAGTCAAGACAGCTAATCCCTATGCATATCAGTCATATCTAGCTGGAATGCAGTTAGTCTCCAGCGGAAGGACTGAGAGTCAAATAAGAAAGGCGATAGAACACTTCAAAGATTCTATAACATATGATCCGGAATTTGCTGATGCTTATGCTGGATTGGCAGGAGCTTACGAGTTGCTTGGCCATCATAGTCACATTCCTTGGGATGAGGCTTACTCCCTTGCCAAGAAGATAGCTGAAAAAGCCTTGGCACTGGATCCCAATAACTCGGGAGCTCACTCCGTTCTTGGTATCCTATTATTCCAACATGATTTCGAATTTTTAGAGGCGAGGAAAGAATATCAAAATGCGCTCCGTTACAATCAGAGCGATTCTTCCCCTAGGATTGGATATTCCAAAATCCTTGCACTCTACCATGATTTAGAAGGAGCATTGGAACAACTCAGGATTGCAGAAGCTCATGACCCTCTTAATCCAGGTGTGCTAACGTGGAAGGGTGTAATCTTATGGATAATGGGCAGTAAAGATACAGCTATGAAAACATTAGATGCAGCAATACAACTCGACCCAAGTCCTTTAAGAAGCTTTTTCAAGCTGACTTTCCTTCTGAACGATGGCAGAATTGATGACACACTAGCAGAAATTTCAAAGATGTCTTCGAGTATTGCTAAAGAGCCGTTGTTGAAGTTGATATGGGGATATATTCAGGGCAAAAAGGGAAACAGGGAGGAAGCAATCAAGATACTTGAAGAATTAAAGTCCTTGTGCGAAAGGGGATTTGCTTCTGAAGACCACGTTGCTGATGTATATGCTGGGCTTGGCGAAATAGAAGAATCGTTCGAATGGTGGAGAAAGGGAGTGAGAAAACACAGTATTGACCCCTTATGCATGGTGTATCCTACAAAACTACTCTTTAAGGAGAATTGGGATGAGGATAGGTGGAAAAGGCTGAGACAAGAAGCTGGTTTAGAATGA